One window from the genome of Mauremys mutica isolate MM-2020 ecotype Southern chromosome 4, ASM2049712v1, whole genome shotgun sequence encodes:
- the DIO3 gene encoding thyroxine 5-deiodinase yields MLHSLGVHTLQLLTQVAACILLFPRFLLTALMLWLLDFLCIRKKVLLMGSRAEEEASPGQEPPPDDPPVCVSDSNRMFTLESLKAVWHGQKLDFFKSAHVGSSAPNPEVIQLDGQKRLRILDYARGKRPLILNFGSCTUPPFMARLRSFQRLAAHFVDIADFLLVYIEEAHPSDGWVSSDAAYQIPKHQCLQDRLRAAQLMQEGAPGCPLAVDTMDNASSAAYGAFFERLYIIQEEVVMYQGGRGPEGYKISELRSWLDQYKTRLQSPSTVVIHV; encoded by the coding sequence ATGCTCCACTCCCTCGGCGTTCACACCTTGCAGCTGCTCACCCAGGTCGCTGCCTGCATCCTCCTGTTCCCCCGCTTCCTGCTCACCGCGCTGATGCTCTGGCTCCTGGATTTTCTCTGCATCAGGAAGAAGGTGCTGCTGATGGGCAGCAGGGCGGAGGAGGAAGCCAGCCCTGGCCAGGAGCCGCCCCCGGACGACCCCCCGGTCTGTGTGTCCGACTCCAACCGCATGTTCACCCTGGAGTCCCTGAAAGCCGTGTGGCACGGGCAGAAGCTGGACTTCTTCAAGTCAGCCCACGTGGGCTCCTCCGCCCCCAACCCCGAAGTCATCCAGCTGGACGGGCAGAAGCGGCTCAGGATCCTGGACTACGCCCGAGGCAAGAGACCCCTGATCCTgaactttgggagctgcacctgacCCCCCTTCATGGCTCGCCTGAGGTCCTTCCAGCGCCTGGCTGCGCACTTCGTGGACATCGCTGACTTCCTGCTGGTGTACATCGAAGAGGCTCATCCCTCCGACGGCTGGGTCAGCTCGGACGCAGCCTACCAGATCCCCAAGCACCAGTGCCTCCAGGACAGGCTGAGGGCGGCTCAGCTGATGCAGGAAGGGGCGcctggctgccccctggcagtggaCACCATGGACAATGCTTCCAGCGCCGCCTATGGTGCCTTCTTTGAAAGGCTCTACATCATCCAGGAGGAGGTGGTGATGTACCAGGGAGGCAGAGGACCAGAGGGCTACAAGATCTCCGAACTCCGGAGCTGGCTCGACCAGTACAAAACCCGGCTCCAGAGCCCCAGCACGGTGGTCATCCACGTGTAA